In the Wyeomyia smithii strain HCP4-BCI-WySm-NY-G18 chromosome 2, ASM2978416v1, whole genome shotgun sequence genome, one interval contains:
- the LOC129724078 gene encoding uncharacterized protein LOC129724078 isoform X6, with amino-acid sequence MNSSQRPSYNNRSLPEEHEDEQVWTDDQSNVSSDCSHSSCDSRTHEWSPFIDGSTLLYIKFDLVYHAKPIVFDDDLFFRNEYKRLSIRKKENILSKFGHREKNKHKMFKVSIIDTMKKEQLNGLNKEIIISIAPKKNIVLKDVLPLSDTILGITTSLFPDGRKLMVDKIKDFSVFHRAKLVKSKDWIKSIDAEAVTVDNLESLLEGSTKIPTIIKITFFEMIEHDISNAIEIKITNLMDLIQSQETLFNKDDIQTMSSNDLIFSMIYISKEYTQNDELDVKFCYPTRENNLLFNSKGSFVTLHSIFSSTFATRTEMTNLKVRNVLYYTTYNYFEDGILLFGFNSKYSALFSLISFQLSG; translated from the exons ATCAATCCAACGTATCATCAGACTGCAGTCACAGCAGCTGTGATTCTCGTACACACGAGTGGAGTCCATTCATCGATGGTAGTACGTTGCTCTACATCAAATTTGATTTAGTTTATCACGCAAAGCCAATTGTCTTTGACGATGATCTGTTTTTCCGCAATGAATACAAACGTCTGTCGATcaggaaaaaagaaaatattcttTCTAAATTTGGACACAGAgagaaaaataaacacaaaatgTTCAAGGTAAGCATCATTGACACGATGAAAAAGGAGCAACTAAATGGACTAAACAAGGAAATTATAATCAGCATTGCACCGAAAAAGAATATAGTTCTTAAAGATGTACTACCGCTTTCTGACACTATTCTTGGAATTACCACATCGTTATTTCCAGACGGTAGAAAACTAATGGTTGATAAGATAAAAGATTTTTCTGTGTTCCATCGTGCTAAACTGGTAAAATCTAAAGACTGGATCAAGAGCATTGATGCTGAGGCCGTGACAGTAGACAATCTGGAATCTTTACTTGAAGGATCTACTAAAATTCCTACGATAATTAAAATCACCTTCTTTGAAATGATTGAGCATGACATCTCGAATGCCATTGAAATCAAAATAACGAATCTTATGGATCTCATACAAAGCCAGGAAACATTATTTAATAAGGACGATATTCAAACGATGAGCAGTAATGATTTGATTTTTAGTATGATCTATATTTCAAAGGAGTACACGCAAAACGATGAATTAGATGTAAAATTCTGTTATCCTACCAGAGAGaacaatttactttttaattcaAAGGGAAGTTTTGTAACTCTTCATTCGATTTTTAGCTCAACCTTTGCGACTAGGACTGAAATGACTAACTTAAAAGTGCGCAACGTTCTTTATTATACTACGTATAACTATTTCGAAGATGGTATTTTGTTGTTTGGTTTTAATTCAAAGTATTCTGCACTTttttcg CTCATCAGTTTTCAATTATCCGGTTGA
- the LOC129724078 gene encoding protein inturned isoform X4, which yields MNSSQRPSYNNRSLPEEHEDEQVWTDDQSNVSSDCSHSSCDSRTHEWSPFIDGSTLLYIKFDLVYHAKPIVFDDDLFFRNEYKRLSIRKKENILSKFGHREKNKHKMFKVSIIDTMKKEQLNGLNKEIIISIAPKKNIVLKDVLPLSDTILGITTSLFPDGRKLMVDKIKDFSVFHRAKLVKSKDWIKSIDAEAVTVDNLESLLEGSTKIPTIIKITFFEMIEHDISNAIEIKITNLMDLIQSQETLFNKDDIQTMSSNDLIFSMIYISKEYTQNDELDVKFCYPTRENNLLFNSKGSFVTLHSIFSSTFATRTEMTNLKVRNVLYYTTYNYFEDGILLFGFNSKYSALFSVKQKSEQICRLLSILYSDSSSVFNYPVEQQTELMQLCELIRHSIKTNRSIDKFEKTFLAPHFVPLPKEMQLRIDDALGELEAMDYRNWNDELVDLFCDVTIIGCCLYYNQYLVCSHLNGSYLKDIESLLKNFGIFEVICTTNIKNLAFWRKFYPRDYCE from the exons ATCAATCCAACGTATCATCAGACTGCAGTCACAGCAGCTGTGATTCTCGTACACACGAGTGGAGTCCATTCATCGATGGTAGTACGTTGCTCTACATCAAATTTGATTTAGTTTATCACGCAAAGCCAATTGTCTTTGACGATGATCTGTTTTTCCGCAATGAATACAAACGTCTGTCGATcaggaaaaaagaaaatattcttTCTAAATTTGGACACAGAgagaaaaataaacacaaaatgTTCAAGGTAAGCATCATTGACACGATGAAAAAGGAGCAACTAAATGGACTAAACAAGGAAATTATAATCAGCATTGCACCGAAAAAGAATATAGTTCTTAAAGATGTACTACCGCTTTCTGACACTATTCTTGGAATTACCACATCGTTATTTCCAGACGGTAGAAAACTAATGGTTGATAAGATAAAAGATTTTTCTGTGTTCCATCGTGCTAAACTGGTAAAATCTAAAGACTGGATCAAGAGCATTGATGCTGAGGCCGTGACAGTAGACAATCTGGAATCTTTACTTGAAGGATCTACTAAAATTCCTACGATAATTAAAATCACCTTCTTTGAAATGATTGAGCATGACATCTCGAATGCCATTGAAATCAAAATAACGAATCTTATGGATCTCATACAAAGCCAGGAAACATTATTTAATAAGGACGATATTCAAACGATGAGCAGTAATGATTTGATTTTTAGTATGATCTATATTTCAAAGGAGTACACGCAAAACGATGAATTAGATGTAAAATTCTGTTATCCTACCAGAGAGaacaatttactttttaattcaAAGGGAAGTTTTGTAACTCTTCATTCGATTTTTAGCTCAACCTTTGCGACTAGGACTGAAATGACTAACTTAAAAGTGCGCAACGTTCTTTATTATACTACGTATAACTATTTCGAAGATGGTATTTTGTTGTTTGGTTTTAATTCAAAGTATTCTGCACTTttttcggtaaaacaaaaaagtgAGCAAATTTGTCGATTACTAAGTATTTTATATTCCGACAGCTCATCAGTTTTCAATTATCCGGTTGAACAGCAAACCGAGCTAATGCAACTTTGTGAATTAATACGTCATTCTATAAAAACCAACCGAAGTATTGATAAGTTTGAAAAAACATTCCTCGCGCCGCATTTTGTGCCTTTGCCAAAAGAAATGCAGTTGCGCATTGATGATGCTCTGGGAGAGCTTGAAGCAATGGATTATCGCAACTGGAACGACGAATTAGTAGACTTATTCTGTGATGTTACAATAATTGGGTGCTGTTTGTACTATAATCAATATCTTGTTTGTTCTCATTTAAATGGTTCATATCTGAAAGATATAGAATCATTGTTGAAGAACTTTGGTATTTTTGAAGTTATATGCACAActaatattaaaaatcttgcCTTTTGGCGTAAATTTTATCCCCGCGATTATTGCGAGT AA
- the LOC129724078 gene encoding protein inturned isoform X1, which yields MNSSQRPSYNNRSLPEEHEDEQVWTDDQSNVSSDCSHSSCDSRTHEWSPFIDGSTLLYIKFDLVYHAKPIVFDDDLFFRNEYKRLSIRKKENILSKFGHREKNKHKMFKVSIIDTMKKEQLNGLNKEIIISIAPKKNIVLKDVLPLSDTILGITTSLFPDGRKLMVDKIKDFSVFHRAKLVKSKDWIKSIDAEAVTVDNLESLLEGSTKIPTIIKITFFEMIEHDISNAIEIKITNLMDLIQSQETLFNKDDIQTMSSNDLIFSMIYISKEYTQNDELDVKFCYPTRENNLLFNSKGSFVTLHSIFSSTFATRTEMTNLKVRNVLYYTTYNYFEDGILLFGFNSKYSALFSVKQKSEQICRLLSILYSDSSSVFNYPVEQQTELMQLCELIRHSIKTNRSIDKFEKTFLAPHFVPLPKEMQLRIDDALGELEAMDYRNWNDELVDLFCDVTIIGCCLYYNQYLVCSHLNGSYLKDIESLLKNFGIFEVICTTNIKNLAFWRKFYPRDYCECKFNESNDAYFLLVSIGHLLMVVILEVPIDTNHNRSLSRYVEEIQDMLEYFKSTGIEHLVRIWIDSNRRPQCISSLLSKQECQTTEERSTFRSHDEESNASSSIKNHALKDDGDNEHDDDDDSDWGQSIDSSQQSSSFDINEISENRCKEFSELIPSRLTFGTENLLYYFVQMEMGDGFFLAPVLSTGQVKHDIIMNTFRKTCTLIHNTLQNTKKFRDLLSNDSKIGYNHRSLVAVKEQGMLMSVPKESNPNERIEFWVLGRLFNTPSRELYVCHRADAPQNMVELAFRICLTCAG from the coding sequence ATCAATCCAACGTATCATCAGACTGCAGTCACAGCAGCTGTGATTCTCGTACACACGAGTGGAGTCCATTCATCGATGGTAGTACGTTGCTCTACATCAAATTTGATTTAGTTTATCACGCAAAGCCAATTGTCTTTGACGATGATCTGTTTTTCCGCAATGAATACAAACGTCTGTCGATcaggaaaaaagaaaatattcttTCTAAATTTGGACACAGAgagaaaaataaacacaaaatgTTCAAGGTAAGCATCATTGACACGATGAAAAAGGAGCAACTAAATGGACTAAACAAGGAAATTATAATCAGCATTGCACCGAAAAAGAATATAGTTCTTAAAGATGTACTACCGCTTTCTGACACTATTCTTGGAATTACCACATCGTTATTTCCAGACGGTAGAAAACTAATGGTTGATAAGATAAAAGATTTTTCTGTGTTCCATCGTGCTAAACTGGTAAAATCTAAAGACTGGATCAAGAGCATTGATGCTGAGGCCGTGACAGTAGACAATCTGGAATCTTTACTTGAAGGATCTACTAAAATTCCTACGATAATTAAAATCACCTTCTTTGAAATGATTGAGCATGACATCTCGAATGCCATTGAAATCAAAATAACGAATCTTATGGATCTCATACAAAGCCAGGAAACATTATTTAATAAGGACGATATTCAAACGATGAGCAGTAATGATTTGATTTTTAGTATGATCTATATTTCAAAGGAGTACACGCAAAACGATGAATTAGATGTAAAATTCTGTTATCCTACCAGAGAGaacaatttactttttaattcaAAGGGAAGTTTTGTAACTCTTCATTCGATTTTTAGCTCAACCTTTGCGACTAGGACTGAAATGACTAACTTAAAAGTGCGCAACGTTCTTTATTATACTACGTATAACTATTTCGAAGATGGTATTTTGTTGTTTGGTTTTAATTCAAAGTATTCTGCACTTttttcggtaaaacaaaaaagtgAGCAAATTTGTCGATTACTAAGTATTTTATATTCCGACAGCTCATCAGTTTTCAATTATCCGGTTGAACAGCAAACCGAGCTAATGCAACTTTGTGAATTAATACGTCATTCTATAAAAACCAACCGAAGTATTGATAAGTTTGAAAAAACATTCCTCGCGCCGCATTTTGTGCCTTTGCCAAAAGAAATGCAGTTGCGCATTGATGATGCTCTGGGAGAGCTTGAAGCAATGGATTATCGCAACTGGAACGACGAATTAGTAGACTTATTCTGTGATGTTACAATAATTGGGTGCTGTTTGTACTATAATCAATATCTTGTTTGTTCTCATTTAAATGGTTCATATCTGAAAGATATAGAATCATTGTTGAAGAACTTTGGTATTTTTGAAGTTATATGCACAActaatattaaaaatcttgcCTTTTGGCGTAAATTTTATCCCCGCGATTATTGCGAGTGTAAGTTTAATGAGTCTAACGATGCCTATTTTTTACTAGTTTCTATTGGACATTTATTAATGGTCGTCATTTTAGAAGTTCCCATAGATACAAACCATAACAGATCACTTTCACGTTACGTAGAAGAGATACAGGACATGCTAGAGTATTTCAAATCAACTGGAATCGAGCACCTTGTGCGAATATGGATAGATTCAAATAGGCGACCTCAATGCATATCATCATTACTATCCAAACAAGAATGTCAAACAACAGAGGAACGATCTACGTTCCGTAGCCACGATGAGGAATCGAACGCTTCGAGCTCAATAAAAAATCATGCCTTGAAGGATGATGGGGATAATGAACACGATGATGACGACGATTCAGATTGGGGCCAGAGTATTGATAGTAGTCAACAAAGTAGTAGTTTCGATATAAAtgaaatttcggaaaatcgtTGTAAGGAATTTTCAGAGTTGATTCCAAGTAGGCTAACATTTGGTACCGAAAATCTTCTGTATTACTTTGTACAGATGGAAATGGGTGACGGATTTTTTCTAGCTCCTGTCCTTAGTACAGGCCAGGTAAAACACGATATTATCATGAATACATTTCGAAAAACATGTACCCTGATACATAATActcttcaaaatacaaaaaaatttcgTGATCTATTGTCTAATGATTCGAAGATTGGCTATAATCACCGATCTTTAGTTGCAGTCAAGGAGCAAGGAATGTTAATGTCGGTACCAAAGGAGTCAAATCCAAATGAAAGGATTGAGTTTTGGGTGCTAGGAAGACTTTTTAATACTCCTTCCCGAGAATTATATGTGTGTCATCGTGCAGATGCTCCACAAAATATGGTTGAGCTAGCTTTTCGAATTTGCCTCACTTGTGCAGGTTGA
- the LOC129724078 gene encoding protein inturned isoform X2 — protein sequence MICFSAMNTNVCRSGKKKIFFLNLDTERKINTKCSSIAPKKNIVLKDVLPLSDTILGITTSLFPDGRKLMVDKIKDFSVFHRAKLVKSKDWIKSIDAEAVTVDNLESLLEGSTKIPTIIKITFFEMIEHDISNAIEIKITNLMDLIQSQETLFNKDDIQTMSSNDLIFSMIYISKEYTQNDELDVKFCYPTRENNLLFNSKGSFVTLHSIFSSTFATRTEMTNLKVRNVLYYTTYNYFEDGILLFGFNSKYSALFSVKQKSEQICRLLSILYSDSSSVFNYPVEQQTELMQLCELIRHSIKTNRSIDKFEKTFLAPHFVPLPKEMQLRIDDALGELEAMDYRNWNDELVDLFCDVTIIGCCLYYNQYLVCSHLNGSYLKDIESLLKNFGIFEVICTTNIKNLAFWRKFYPRDYCECKFNESNDAYFLLVSIGHLLMVVILEVPIDTNHNRSLSRYVEEIQDMLEYFKSTGIEHLVRIWIDSNRRPQCISSLLSKQECQTTEERSTFRSHDEESNASSSIKNHALKDDGDNEHDDDDDSDWGQSIDSSQQSSSFDINEISENRCKEFSELIPSRLTFGTENLLYYFVQMEMGDGFFLAPVLSTGQVKHDIIMNTFRKTCTLIHNTLQNTKKFRDLLSNDSKIGYNHRSLVAVKEQGMLMSVPKESNPNERIEFWVLGRLFNTPSRELYVCHRADAPQNMVELAFRICLTCAG from the exons ATGATCTGTTTTTCCGCAATGAATACAAACGTCTGTCGATcaggaaaaaagaaaatattcttTCTAAATTTGGACACAGAgagaaaaataaacacaaaatgTTCAAG CATTGCACCGAAAAAGAATATAGTTCTTAAAGATGTACTACCGCTTTCTGACACTATTCTTGGAATTACCACATCGTTATTTCCAGACGGTAGAAAACTAATGGTTGATAAGATAAAAGATTTTTCTGTGTTCCATCGTGCTAAACTGGTAAAATCTAAAGACTGGATCAAGAGCATTGATGCTGAGGCCGTGACAGTAGACAATCTGGAATCTTTACTTGAAGGATCTACTAAAATTCCTACGATAATTAAAATCACCTTCTTTGAAATGATTGAGCATGACATCTCGAATGCCATTGAAATCAAAATAACGAATCTTATGGATCTCATACAAAGCCAGGAAACATTATTTAATAAGGACGATATTCAAACGATGAGCAGTAATGATTTGATTTTTAGTATGATCTATATTTCAAAGGAGTACACGCAAAACGATGAATTAGATGTAAAATTCTGTTATCCTACCAGAGAGaacaatttactttttaattcaAAGGGAAGTTTTGTAACTCTTCATTCGATTTTTAGCTCAACCTTTGCGACTAGGACTGAAATGACTAACTTAAAAGTGCGCAACGTTCTTTATTATACTACGTATAACTATTTCGAAGATGGTATTTTGTTGTTTGGTTTTAATTCAAAGTATTCTGCACTTttttcggtaaaacaaaaaagtgAGCAAATTTGTCGATTACTAAGTATTTTATATTCCGACAGCTCATCAGTTTTCAATTATCCGGTTGAACAGCAAACCGAGCTAATGCAACTTTGTGAATTAATACGTCATTCTATAAAAACCAACCGAAGTATTGATAAGTTTGAAAAAACATTCCTCGCGCCGCATTTTGTGCCTTTGCCAAAAGAAATGCAGTTGCGCATTGATGATGCTCTGGGAGAGCTTGAAGCAATGGATTATCGCAACTGGAACGACGAATTAGTAGACTTATTCTGTGATGTTACAATAATTGGGTGCTGTTTGTACTATAATCAATATCTTGTTTGTTCTCATTTAAATGGTTCATATCTGAAAGATATAGAATCATTGTTGAAGAACTTTGGTATTTTTGAAGTTATATGCACAActaatattaaaaatcttgcCTTTTGGCGTAAATTTTATCCCCGCGATTATTGCGAGTGTAAGTTTAATGAGTCTAACGATGCCTATTTTTTACTAGTTTCTATTGGACATTTATTAATGGTCGTCATTTTAGAAGTTCCCATAGATACAAACCATAACAGATCACTTTCACGTTACGTAGAAGAGATACAGGACATGCTAGAGTATTTCAAATCAACTGGAATCGAGCACCTTGTGCGAATATGGATAGATTCAAATAGGCGACCTCAATGCATATCATCATTACTATCCAAACAAGAATGTCAAACAACAGAGGAACGATCTACGTTCCGTAGCCACGATGAGGAATCGAACGCTTCGAGCTCAATAAAAAATCATGCCTTGAAGGATGATGGGGATAATGAACACGATGATGACGACGATTCAGATTGGGGCCAGAGTATTGATAGTAGTCAACAAAGTAGTAGTTTCGATATAAAtgaaatttcggaaaatcgtTGTAAGGAATTTTCAGAGTTGATTCCAAGTAGGCTAACATTTGGTACCGAAAATCTTCTGTATTACTTTGTACAGATGGAAATGGGTGACGGATTTTTTCTAGCTCCTGTCCTTAGTACAGGCCAGGTAAAACACGATATTATCATGAATACATTTCGAAAAACATGTACCCTGATACATAATActcttcaaaatacaaaaaaatttcgTGATCTATTGTCTAATGATTCGAAGATTGGCTATAATCACCGATCTTTAGTTGCAGTCAAGGAGCAAGGAATGTTAATGTCGGTACCAAAGGAGTCAAATCCAAATGAAAGGATTGAGTTTTGGGTGCTAGGAAGACTTTTTAATACTCCTTCCCGAGAATTATATGTGTGTCATCGTGCAGATGCTCCACAAAATATGGTTGAGCTAGCTTTTCGAATTTGCCTCACTTGTGCAGGTTGA
- the LOC129724078 gene encoding protein inturned isoform X3: MVDKIKDFSVFHRAKLVKSKDWIKSIDAEAVTVDNLESLLEGSTKIPTIIKITFFEMIEHDISNAIEIKITNLMDLIQSQETLFNKDDIQTMSSNDLIFSMIYISKEYTQNDELDVKFCYPTRENNLLFNSKGSFVTLHSIFSSTFATRTEMTNLKVRNVLYYTTYNYFEDGILLFGFNSKYSALFSVKQKSEQICRLLSILYSDSSSVFNYPVEQQTELMQLCELIRHSIKTNRSIDKFEKTFLAPHFVPLPKEMQLRIDDALGELEAMDYRNWNDELVDLFCDVTIIGCCLYYNQYLVCSHLNGSYLKDIESLLKNFGIFEVICTTNIKNLAFWRKFYPRDYCECKFNESNDAYFLLVSIGHLLMVVILEVPIDTNHNRSLSRYVEEIQDMLEYFKSTGIEHLVRIWIDSNRRPQCISSLLSKQECQTTEERSTFRSHDEESNASSSIKNHALKDDGDNEHDDDDDSDWGQSIDSSQQSSSFDINEISENRCKEFSELIPSRLTFGTENLLYYFVQMEMGDGFFLAPVLSTGQVKHDIIMNTFRKTCTLIHNTLQNTKKFRDLLSNDSKIGYNHRSLVAVKEQGMLMSVPKESNPNERIEFWVLGRLFNTPSRELYVCHRADAPQNMVELAFRICLTCAG; this comes from the coding sequence ATGGTTGATAAGATAAAAGATTTTTCTGTGTTCCATCGTGCTAAACTGGTAAAATCTAAAGACTGGATCAAGAGCATTGATGCTGAGGCCGTGACAGTAGACAATCTGGAATCTTTACTTGAAGGATCTACTAAAATTCCTACGATAATTAAAATCACCTTCTTTGAAATGATTGAGCATGACATCTCGAATGCCATTGAAATCAAAATAACGAATCTTATGGATCTCATACAAAGCCAGGAAACATTATTTAATAAGGACGATATTCAAACGATGAGCAGTAATGATTTGATTTTTAGTATGATCTATATTTCAAAGGAGTACACGCAAAACGATGAATTAGATGTAAAATTCTGTTATCCTACCAGAGAGaacaatttactttttaattcaAAGGGAAGTTTTGTAACTCTTCATTCGATTTTTAGCTCAACCTTTGCGACTAGGACTGAAATGACTAACTTAAAAGTGCGCAACGTTCTTTATTATACTACGTATAACTATTTCGAAGATGGTATTTTGTTGTTTGGTTTTAATTCAAAGTATTCTGCACTTttttcggtaaaacaaaaaagtgAGCAAATTTGTCGATTACTAAGTATTTTATATTCCGACAGCTCATCAGTTTTCAATTATCCGGTTGAACAGCAAACCGAGCTAATGCAACTTTGTGAATTAATACGTCATTCTATAAAAACCAACCGAAGTATTGATAAGTTTGAAAAAACATTCCTCGCGCCGCATTTTGTGCCTTTGCCAAAAGAAATGCAGTTGCGCATTGATGATGCTCTGGGAGAGCTTGAAGCAATGGATTATCGCAACTGGAACGACGAATTAGTAGACTTATTCTGTGATGTTACAATAATTGGGTGCTGTTTGTACTATAATCAATATCTTGTTTGTTCTCATTTAAATGGTTCATATCTGAAAGATATAGAATCATTGTTGAAGAACTTTGGTATTTTTGAAGTTATATGCACAActaatattaaaaatcttgcCTTTTGGCGTAAATTTTATCCCCGCGATTATTGCGAGTGTAAGTTTAATGAGTCTAACGATGCCTATTTTTTACTAGTTTCTATTGGACATTTATTAATGGTCGTCATTTTAGAAGTTCCCATAGATACAAACCATAACAGATCACTTTCACGTTACGTAGAAGAGATACAGGACATGCTAGAGTATTTCAAATCAACTGGAATCGAGCACCTTGTGCGAATATGGATAGATTCAAATAGGCGACCTCAATGCATATCATCATTACTATCCAAACAAGAATGTCAAACAACAGAGGAACGATCTACGTTCCGTAGCCACGATGAGGAATCGAACGCTTCGAGCTCAATAAAAAATCATGCCTTGAAGGATGATGGGGATAATGAACACGATGATGACGACGATTCAGATTGGGGCCAGAGTATTGATAGTAGTCAACAAAGTAGTAGTTTCGATATAAAtgaaatttcggaaaatcgtTGTAAGGAATTTTCAGAGTTGATTCCAAGTAGGCTAACATTTGGTACCGAAAATCTTCTGTATTACTTTGTACAGATGGAAATGGGTGACGGATTTTTTCTAGCTCCTGTCCTTAGTACAGGCCAGGTAAAACACGATATTATCATGAATACATTTCGAAAAACATGTACCCTGATACATAATActcttcaaaatacaaaaaaatttcgTGATCTATTGTCTAATGATTCGAAGATTGGCTATAATCACCGATCTTTAGTTGCAGTCAAGGAGCAAGGAATGTTAATGTCGGTACCAAAGGAGTCAAATCCAAATGAAAGGATTGAGTTTTGGGTGCTAGGAAGACTTTTTAATACTCCTTCCCGAGAATTATATGTGTGTCATCGTGCAGATGCTCCACAAAATATGGTTGAGCTAGCTTTTCGAATTTGCCTCACTTGTGCAGGTTGA
- the LOC129724078 gene encoding protein inturned isoform X5, producing MVFCCLVLIQSILHFFRSSVFNYPVEQQTELMQLCELIRHSIKTNRSIDKFEKTFLAPHFVPLPKEMQLRIDDALGELEAMDYRNWNDELVDLFCDVTIIGCCLYYNQYLVCSHLNGSYLKDIESLLKNFGIFEVICTTNIKNLAFWRKFYPRDYCECKFNESNDAYFLLVSIGHLLMVVILEVPIDTNHNRSLSRYVEEIQDMLEYFKSTGIEHLVRIWIDSNRRPQCISSLLSKQECQTTEERSTFRSHDEESNASSSIKNHALKDDGDNEHDDDDDSDWGQSIDSSQQSSSFDINEISENRCKEFSELIPSRLTFGTENLLYYFVQMEMGDGFFLAPVLSTGQVKHDIIMNTFRKTCTLIHNTLQNTKKFRDLLSNDSKIGYNHRSLVAVKEQGMLMSVPKESNPNERIEFWVLGRLFNTPSRELYVCHRADAPQNMVELAFRICLTCAG from the exons ATGGTATTTTGTTGTTTGGTTTTAATTCAAAGTATTCTGCACTTttttcg CTCATCAGTTTTCAATTATCCGGTTGAACAGCAAACCGAGCTAATGCAACTTTGTGAATTAATACGTCATTCTATAAAAACCAACCGAAGTATTGATAAGTTTGAAAAAACATTCCTCGCGCCGCATTTTGTGCCTTTGCCAAAAGAAATGCAGTTGCGCATTGATGATGCTCTGGGAGAGCTTGAAGCAATGGATTATCGCAACTGGAACGACGAATTAGTAGACTTATTCTGTGATGTTACAATAATTGGGTGCTGTTTGTACTATAATCAATATCTTGTTTGTTCTCATTTAAATGGTTCATATCTGAAAGATATAGAATCATTGTTGAAGAACTTTGGTATTTTTGAAGTTATATGCACAActaatattaaaaatcttgcCTTTTGGCGTAAATTTTATCCCCGCGATTATTGCGAGTGTAAGTTTAATGAGTCTAACGATGCCTATTTTTTACTAGTTTCTATTGGACATTTATTAATGGTCGTCATTTTAGAAGTTCCCATAGATACAAACCATAACAGATCACTTTCACGTTACGTAGAAGAGATACAGGACATGCTAGAGTATTTCAAATCAACTGGAATCGAGCACCTTGTGCGAATATGGATAGATTCAAATAGGCGACCTCAATGCATATCATCATTACTATCCAAACAAGAATGTCAAACAACAGAGGAACGATCTACGTTCCGTAGCCACGATGAGGAATCGAACGCTTCGAGCTCAATAAAAAATCATGCCTTGAAGGATGATGGGGATAATGAACACGATGATGACGACGATTCAGATTGGGGCCAGAGTATTGATAGTAGTCAACAAAGTAGTAGTTTCGATATAAAtgaaatttcggaaaatcgtTGTAAGGAATTTTCAGAGTTGATTCCAAGTAGGCTAACATTTGGTACCGAAAATCTTCTGTATTACTTTGTACAGATGGAAATGGGTGACGGATTTTTTCTAGCTCCTGTCCTTAGTACAGGCCAGGTAAAACACGATATTATCATGAATACATTTCGAAAAACATGTACCCTGATACATAATActcttcaaaatacaaaaaaatttcgTGATCTATTGTCTAATGATTCGAAGATTGGCTATAATCACCGATCTTTAGTTGCAGTCAAGGAGCAAGGAATGTTAATGTCGGTACCAAAGGAGTCAAATCCAAATGAAAGGATTGAGTTTTGGGTGCTAGGAAGACTTTTTAATACTCCTTCCCGAGAATTATATGTGTGTCATCGTGCAGATGCTCCACAAAATATGGTTGAGCTAGCTTTTCGAATTTGCCTCACTTGTGCAGGTTGA